In Ruminiclostridium papyrosolvens DSM 2782, the following proteins share a genomic window:
- the aroC gene encoding chorismate synthase — protein sequence MLGNTFGRLFRVTTCGESYSGAFRKNPDIPPELWGGLAVIVDGVPAGLKVTSQIIQEELDKRKPGQSKLHTPRSEADKVYIFSGVMQDDRTTGAPVCMIIPSSDIGDYHIEQHKGNKDLLRPGQAAYTYFKKYGEHSDYLGAGRASARETVARVAGGAIAKIILDSMGIDVIAFTVESHGIKAGPFSYETAKENYRSNEINCPDSDIAKLMIDDLLQVKKEGDSCGGAVEIIAKGVPAGLGEPVFDKLSATIAHGIMSIGGVKGIEIGDGFGVASKKGSECNDTPYYDEETGRIRFKTNRAGGMLGGISNGEEIRIRVAVKPTPTILKDQLTVNVSTLEPVTHKFASRSDPSLVPRIYPICEAMVRMALVDSILMSSGSRSITDMDNRWDKL from the coding sequence ATGTTAGGAAATACATTTGGAAGGTTATTCAGGGTTACAACATGCGGGGAATCCTATTCGGGAGCTTTCAGAAAAAATCCGGATATTCCGCCTGAACTGTGGGGAGGACTGGCAGTAATAGTTGATGGTGTTCCGGCTGGGCTGAAAGTAACTTCACAGATTATACAGGAAGAACTGGATAAAAGAAAACCCGGGCAGTCCAAGCTTCACACTCCAAGATCAGAAGCGGATAAAGTCTATATTTTTTCAGGAGTAATGCAGGATGACAGAACAACGGGTGCACCTGTGTGCATGATTATCCCAAGCAGTGATATAGGAGATTACCATATAGAACAGCACAAAGGTAATAAAGATTTGCTAAGGCCGGGACAGGCAGCATATACCTATTTTAAAAAATATGGTGAACATTCCGACTATCTTGGAGCAGGAAGGGCATCTGCACGTGAGACAGTTGCAAGAGTTGCTGGGGGAGCTATAGCAAAAATAATTCTAGATAGCATGGGAATTGATGTAATAGCATTCACCGTTGAGTCTCATGGTATAAAAGCAGGACCGTTTTCATATGAAACTGCCAAAGAGAATTATAGGTCAAATGAGATAAATTGTCCTGATTCGGATATTGCAAAACTGATGATTGATGATTTGCTTCAGGTAAAAAAAGAAGGGGATTCCTGTGGAGGTGCTGTGGAGATAATTGCAAAGGGAGTGCCTGCGGGACTTGGAGAACCTGTTTTTGATAAATTAAGCGCTACAATTGCACATGGAATCATGTCTATTGGAGGTGTTAAAGGAATTGAGATAGGAGATGGTTTTGGAGTAGCATCCAAAAAGGGCTCTGAATGCAATGACACCCCTTATTACGACGAGGAAACAGGTAGAATCAGATTTAAAACAAACAGAGCAGGTGGTATGCTGGGAGGAATATCAAACGGTGAAGAAATAAGGATACGTGTTGCTGTTAAACCTACACCAACCATTTTAAAGGATCAACTGACAGTGAATGTATCAACACTTGAACCCGTTACCCATAAATTTGCATCAAGAAGCGACCCTTCACTTGTACCAAGAATATATCCTATTTGTGAAGCCATGGTTAGAATGGCACTTGTAGACAGTATATTGATGTCCTCTGGAAGCAGGAGTATAACTGATATGGATAACAGGTGGGATAAACTATGA
- a CDS encoding HU family DNA-binding protein: MNKSDLINSIATKSGLNKKNSEAALNAFISSVEETLKAGDKVTLVGFGTFEVRERAARKGRNPQTKEEITIPASKAPVFKAGKGLKDNVNA, from the coding sequence ATGAATAAATCAGATTTAATCAATTCCATCGCCACAAAGTCAGGCTTAAATAAGAAAAATAGTGAAGCTGCTTTGAATGCTTTCATTTCTTCCGTAGAGGAAACTCTTAAAGCTGGCGATAAAGTTACATTAGTTGGATTCGGAACTTTCGAAGTTAGAGAAAGAGCTGCTAGAAAAGGCAGAAATCCTCAGACTAAGGAAGAGATTACTATTCCAGCTTCCAAGGCTCCAGTATTTAAGGCTGGAAAAGGTTTAAAGGATAACGTAAACGCTTAA
- a CDS encoding response regulator, translating into MRKIRILIADDNQLAAQTLRDSLAGHDDFEVTSIAQDGFQAIELIEKDLPDVVLLDIIMPKLDGIGVLEYARTLTKESRPVFIIFSAISQEIYISRAMNLGANYYIIKPFDESVIATRVRQLYSDSERAQIGKSQYTYNTANNYKQKNQTDNELKLLATKYMSEYGLKAHMTGYSYIRDIITASFDYYCKTGSLPKGVYRTIAEKNGVPVQKVERAIRNCIEKGIEDNESEKKPTNSQVICRIIEKIRKNN; encoded by the coding sequence ATGCGTAAGATAAGGATTTTAATTGCTGACGACAATCAGTTGGCTGCACAGACATTAAGAGATAGTTTAGCAGGGCACGATGACTTCGAGGTAACCAGCATAGCTCAGGATGGATTTCAAGCAATTGAGCTTATAGAAAAAGATTTACCCGATGTAGTTTTATTAGACATAATTATGCCAAAGCTAGATGGCATAGGAGTACTAGAATATGCCAGAACATTAACAAAGGAAAGCAGACCCGTATTTATCATTTTTTCAGCAATAAGTCAGGAAATATACATTTCAAGAGCTATGAACCTTGGGGCAAATTATTACATAATTAAGCCCTTTGATGAAAGTGTTATTGCTACTAGAGTAAGGCAATTATATTCCGATTCTGAAAGAGCTCAAATTGGTAAAAGTCAATATACATATAATACAGCAAATAATTATAAACAGAAAAATCAAACAGATAATGAATTAAAGCTTCTTGCAACAAAATATATGAGTGAATATGGCCTAAAAGCTCACATGACCGGGTATTCCTATATCAGAGATATAATAACGGCATCCTTTGATTATTATTGCAAAACAGGCTCTTTACCTAAAGGGGTATACAGGACAATAGCCGAAAAAAACGGTGTACCTGTTCAAAAGGTTGAGAGAGCAATAAGAAATTGCATAGAAAAAGGAATTGAGGATAACGAAAGTGAAAAAAAACCAACAAACTCACAAGTTATATGCCGGATTATAGAGAAGATAAGAAAAAACAACTAA
- a CDS encoding fumarate hydratase, with translation MREINVTTIIEEVSRLCIQANYFLNSDIRQAMEKGLKCEESHIGREILDKLLTNANLAADKKVAICQDTGMAVVFVTIGQEVHITGGGLAEAINEGVRRGYKEGFLRKSVVSDPIERVNTGDNTPAVIHYDIVEGDILKIELAPKGFGSENMSALKMLKPSDGIEGVKSFILETVDKAGPNPCPPIVVGVGIGGTMEKASIMAKRALMRPIDVRSSIEYVKNLEIEMLEKVNQLGIGPAGLGGNTTALAVNVETYPTHIAGLPVAINISCHVTRHAEVTL, from the coding sequence ATGAGAGAGATTAATGTAACGACAATAATAGAAGAAGTCAGCAGACTTTGCATACAAGCGAATTATTTCCTTAACAGTGATATTAGACAAGCTATGGAAAAAGGCTTGAAGTGTGAGGAATCACATATTGGCAGGGAAATACTTGATAAACTTTTGACAAATGCAAATTTAGCAGCTGATAAAAAAGTGGCTATATGTCAGGACACGGGTATGGCAGTAGTTTTTGTAACAATCGGACAAGAAGTTCACATAACGGGCGGAGGACTGGCAGAAGCAATAAATGAAGGTGTGAGAAGAGGGTATAAAGAAGGTTTTCTAAGAAAATCAGTAGTAAGTGACCCTATAGAAAGAGTAAATACCGGTGACAATACACCTGCTGTAATCCACTATGATATTGTTGAAGGGGATATACTTAAAATTGAGTTGGCTCCTAAAGGTTTTGGAAGCGAGAATATGAGTGCTTTGAAAATGTTAAAACCTTCGGATGGTATTGAAGGAGTAAAGAGCTTTATATTGGAAACAGTTGATAAGGCAGGCCCCAATCCGTGCCCTCCTATTGTAGTTGGCGTGGGAATCGGAGGAACAATGGAAAAAGCCTCTATTATGGCAAAACGGGCGTTAATGAGACCAATAGATGTTCGGAGCAGCATAGAGTATGTAAAAAATCTGGAAATTGAAATGCTGGAAAAAGTAAATCAATTGGGTATAGGTCCTGCCGGGCTAGGCGGTAATACAACAGCACTGGCGGTAAATGTAGAGACATATCCTACACATATAGCAGGACTGCCTGTTGCTATAAATATAAGCTGCCATGTTACAAGACATGCAGAAGTGACATTATAA
- a CDS encoding universal stress protein yields the protein MKSTASNILVCVTQQKTCERLIKKALEFSNDGDSLFIIHVAKNDWSFLDNDKEGEALEYLFGIAKSVGANLTVLRSDDIVDTIVFYSLENNIDMLVMGDSKGDHSENYFYKALKSRLDKVNIHVVPN from the coding sequence TTGAAATCAACTGCCAGTAATATTTTGGTTTGCGTAACACAACAAAAAACTTGCGAAAGACTTATAAAGAAGGCATTGGAATTCTCAAACGACGGGGATTCTCTGTTTATAATACACGTAGCAAAAAATGACTGGAGTTTCCTTGATAACGATAAAGAAGGGGAAGCACTTGAGTATCTTTTTGGTATTGCAAAATCAGTGGGTGCCAATCTGACGGTTTTAAGGTCTGATGATATTGTAGATACCATTGTTTTCTATTCTTTGGAAAACAATATAGATATGTTGGTTATGGGTGATTCCAAAGGAGATCACAGCGAAAACTACTTTTATAAAGCATTAAAATCCAGACTGGATAAGGTTAATATACATGTGGTCCCTAACTAA
- a CDS encoding Fe-S-containing hydro-lyase, producing the protein MHHILTAPFDREKARMMKAGDTVSLSGTIYTARDAAHKKMLELLKENKELPFDIKNQTIYYVGPCPCREGEIIGSAGPTTSYRMDAYAPTLISLGETGMIGKGLRDRNVIDAMKEYGAVYLGAIGGAGALMAECIKSQEIIAFPELGAEAVRRLEIVNFPLTVIIDSCGNNLYESGRKQFMKIKL; encoded by the coding sequence ATGCATCACATATTAACGGCACCTTTTGACCGGGAAAAAGCCAGAATGATGAAAGCAGGCGATACTGTTTCACTTAGCGGCACCATTTATACTGCCAGAGATGCTGCACATAAAAAAATGCTGGAATTATTAAAGGAGAATAAGGAGCTTCCATTTGATATAAAAAACCAAACGATTTATTACGTTGGGCCTTGTCCTTGCAGAGAAGGTGAAATCATAGGTTCAGCAGGGCCGACTACCAGTTATAGAATGGATGCTTACGCTCCCACACTCATAAGCCTCGGTGAAACAGGCATGATAGGTAAAGGGTTGAGGGATAGAAATGTTATTGATGCAATGAAAGAGTATGGTGCGGTTTATTTGGGGGCAATAGGCGGTGCAGGTGCCTTGATGGCTGAATGTATAAAAAGTCAGGAAATTATTGCTTTCCCGGAATTAGGTGCAGAGGCTGTAAGACGTCTCGAAATTGTAAATTTTCCATTAACTGTAATAATTGACAGCTGCGGAAATAACCTGTATGAAAGCGGCAGAAAACAGTTTATGAAAATAAAACTGTAG
- a CDS encoding shikimate kinase, with protein MMESPKNIVLIGMPGSGKTTVGKALSERLGYTFIDTDHLICEMTGKTPRQLVEEDGLEYFMKVQDEAVLSINDSTCVISTGGGLIHSEISMNYLKSIGFVIYLNTKYDIIRERMDTSRKLARTAGTLLELYNKRVPLYQKYADAAIDCDSADPDAVSGTILGVISSK; from the coding sequence ATGATGGAATCTCCAAAAAATATAGTATTGATAGGTATGCCCGGCAGCGGTAAGACCACAGTTGGGAAAGCATTGTCGGAAAGACTTGGGTATACCTTTATTGATACTGATCATCTAATATGTGAAATGACGGGTAAAACCCCCAGACAGCTTGTGGAAGAAGACGGTCTTGAATATTTCATGAAAGTTCAGGATGAAGCTGTTCTCTCGATAAATGATAGTACTTGTGTAATATCAACAGGCGGAGGCCTTATTCATAGTGAAATTTCAATGAATTATTTAAAAAGCATTGGATTTGTTATATATTTGAATACAAAGTATGATATTATTAGAGAGAGAATGGATACATCAAGAAAGTTAGCCAGAACAGCAGGAACTTTGCTTGAGTTGTATAACAAAAGAGTTCCTTTGTACCAAAAATACGCGGACGCAGCTATAGATTGCGATTCCGCAGACCCTGACGCCGTTTCGGGGACGATACTTGGGGTCATATCTTCAAAATAA
- a CDS encoding ABC transporter ATP-binding protein has protein sequence MNQTPVVQLRHATKRIGSKNIVNDLSFDIPAGEVFGFLGPNGAGKTTTIRMMVGLIKISQGDILIKGQSITKDFNKAIRHVGAIVENPDLYKYLTGYQNLMHYARMVPGVSKARINEMAEIVGLKDKIHDKVKTYSLGMRQRLGIAQALLHRPPLLILDEPTNGLDPSGIHELRNYLKRLAHDEGVAVFVSSHLLSEMELMCDRVGVLQNGKLLSIQSIQDFVHRGGASRVCVVVEPAQMEQARRVITSANKTVLPTEHPGQLFIQMNKEEIPEVNKLLMDAGIQLYSIQIQEHTLEDKFLEITEEKK, from the coding sequence ATGAATCAAACGCCAGTAGTGCAGTTGCGACATGCAACAAAAAGAATTGGAAGTAAAAATATTGTAAATGATCTTTCTTTTGATATTCCAGCCGGGGAGGTTTTTGGTTTCTTAGGCCCTAATGGAGCAGGAAAGACAACCACAATTCGCATGATGGTGGGACTGATAAAGATTAGTCAGGGTGATATTCTCATTAAGGGGCAAAGCATTACAAAAGATTTCAACAAGGCAATTCGGCACGTAGGAGCCATCGTTGAAAATCCTGATTTGTATAAGTACTTGACCGGGTATCAGAATTTGATGCATTATGCACGAATGGTTCCCGGCGTTTCAAAAGCCCGGATAAATGAAATGGCGGAAATTGTGGGACTAAAGGACAAGATTCATGACAAAGTTAAAACCTATTCCCTTGGAATGCGTCAGCGTTTAGGAATTGCACAAGCGCTGTTGCATCGTCCCCCGCTTCTGATACTGGATGAACCAACGAATGGCCTCGACCCTTCGGGTATTCATGAACTGCGTAATTATCTGAAAAGGCTCGCTCATGATGAAGGCGTTGCTGTTTTTGTTTCAAGCCATTTGCTTTCTGAAATGGAGTTGATGTGCGACCGAGTGGGTGTGCTGCAAAATGGAAAGCTGCTCAGTATTCAAAGCATACAAGACTTTGTTCATAGGGGAGGGGCTTCCCGCGTTTGTGTTGTGGTGGAACCGGCGCAGATGGAACAGGCAAGAAGAGTCATTACTTCTGCAAACAAAACAGTTTTACCGACTGAACATCCGGGGCAGTTGTTTATTCAGATGAACAAAGAAGAAATTCCAGAAGTGAATAAGCTCTTGATGGATGCGGGGATTCAGTTATATAGCATTCAAATACAAGAGCATACTTTGGAGGATAAGTTTTTGGAGATAACGGAGGAAAAGAAATGA
- a CDS encoding DUF1858 domain-containing protein gives MAKVTKDMIISDVLNLDKGTIPIFLESGMHCLGCPSSSGESIEDACAIHGIDADQLIANLNKYLENI, from the coding sequence ATGGCTAAAGTAACTAAGGATATGATTATTTCTGATGTATTAAACTTGGATAAGGGTACAATTCCTATATTTTTAGAAAGCGGTATGCACTGTCTTGGATGTCCGTCGTCTTCCGGTGAAAGCATTGAAGATGCATGCGCAATTCATGGTATAGATGCGGACCAATTAATTGCAAACTTAAATAAATATCTTGAAAACATATAA
- a CDS encoding adenylosuccinate synthase — MAVRVVVGTQWGDEGKGKYIDMLAEQSDIIVRFSGGNNAGHTIVANGVKYALHLIPSGILHTNKTCIIGNGVVVDPSVLLQEMKGLNERGVTTDHLLISDRAHLIMPYHRELDELQEKFRGNDSIGTTKRGIGPCYADKIERSGIRMCDLIDENEFIKKVKSNLQLKNLIIEKVYGGKPFEAEPIIKEYLGYAEQLKKYITDTTAILADGIDQGKNILFEGAQANFLDIDFGTYPYVTSSNPVAGGVCTGSGLGPVYINEVYGVLKAYTSRVGAGPFPTEQNNEIGDTIRELGWEYGTTTGRPRRCGWLDTVMIKYAAKINGLTALAINHVDTIGKLKEIKLCVGYKKDGQVIRTFPASLNELAKCEPIYEVFEPWNEDISNVKLFADLPQNAKKYLSRIEELVGVKIGLIGVGTDREQIIKVF; from the coding sequence ATGGCCGTAAGAGTAGTAGTAGGAACTCAATGGGGTGATGAGGGTAAAGGGAAGTATATAGATATGCTTGCTGAGCAATCAGATATAATTGTGAGGTTTTCCGGTGGTAATAATGCCGGACACACTATTGTAGCCAATGGAGTAAAATATGCACTGCATCTGATACCTTCAGGAATTCTTCATACAAATAAGACTTGCATAATCGGAAACGGAGTAGTTGTAGATCCGTCAGTACTGCTTCAGGAAATGAAGGGCTTAAATGAACGAGGAGTAACAACAGACCACCTTTTAATCAGCGACAGGGCTCACTTGATAATGCCTTATCACAGAGAACTGGATGAACTTCAGGAGAAGTTTAGGGGCAATGACAGCATTGGAACTACCAAGAGAGGAATTGGCCCTTGTTATGCAGATAAAATTGAAAGATCCGGAATAAGAATGTGTGACCTTATTGATGAAAATGAATTTATCAAAAAGGTTAAATCAAATCTGCAATTAAAGAACCTTATAATAGAAAAAGTTTATGGAGGGAAACCTTTTGAGGCTGAACCAATAATCAAGGAGTATTTAGGGTATGCAGAGCAGTTGAAAAAGTATATTACAGATACGACCGCTATATTGGCAGACGGAATAGATCAGGGCAAAAATATACTGTTTGAAGGTGCTCAGGCAAACTTCTTGGATATAGACTTTGGTACATACCCGTATGTAACTTCATCTAATCCGGTTGCCGGTGGAGTATGTACCGGCTCAGGTCTTGGACCGGTATATATAAATGAGGTTTACGGTGTACTTAAGGCATACACCTCAAGAGTTGGAGCAGGTCCATTCCCAACAGAACAAAACAACGAAATAGGGGATACAATCAGAGAACTTGGTTGGGAATATGGAACAACAACAGGCAGACCAAGAAGATGCGGCTGGCTGGATACCGTTATGATTAAATATGCTGCTAAAATAAACGGATTAACAGCTTTAGCCATAAACCATGTAGATACCATAGGAAAACTCAAGGAAATAAAACTTTGCGTTGGATATAAAAAAGATGGTCAGGTAATCAGAACATTCCCTGCAAGTCTTAACGAACTTGCAAAGTGTGAACCTATCTACGAAGTATTTGAACCATGGAACGAAGATATATCAAATGTTAAGTTATTTGCAGATTTGCCTCAGAACGCCAAAAAGTACCTTTCCAGGATTGAAGAACTTGTAGGGGTAAAGATAGGTCTTATTGGTGTAGGAACAGACAGAGAACAGATTATAAAGGTATTCTAG